Proteins from a genomic interval of Quercus lobata isolate SW786 chromosome 11, ValleyOak3.0 Primary Assembly, whole genome shotgun sequence:
- the LOC115969129 gene encoding uncharacterized protein LOC115969129, whose translation MDSFDFYNINIKANAMQKHRQLQKIANLFRVIEVCIVLVLISRLSLHLPHAMKNSSGYFHNLSVLLVSPRFVFVVGNVIVITLFAKSGKFSARDSTKNASGLDLYEEITKNSEKNQKVHQVETRIVDKHIISDESVVKDYKRTQSEKISRSVCEKSRRELRRMQTENFRKSDHSCQKLAKSSCPEDEMSNEEFQRKVEAFIARQQKIQREEEYSVF comes from the coding sequence ATGGATTCATTCGATTTCTACAACATCAATATTAAGGCGAACGCGATGCAAAAGCATCGCCAGCTTCAAAAGATTGCAAACCTTTTCCGGGTAATCGAGGTATGCATTGTTCTTGTCTTGATTTCCAGGCTTTCCTTGCACCTCCCACATGCTATGAAGAACTCTAGTGGGTACTTCCATAACTTGTCCGTTCTCTTGGTTAGTCCCCGGTTCGTTTTTGTCGTTGGAAATGTTATAGTCATCACTCTTTTCGCTAAGTCCGGGAAGTTTTCAGCTCGAGATTCCACAAAAAACGCTTCAGGATTGGATCTTTACGAGGAGATCACTAAGAATAGTGAAAAGAACCAGAAAGTTCACCAAGTTGAGACCCGGATCGTCGATAAGCATATCATATCTGATGAGAGTGTAGTTAAGGATTACAAGAGGACTCAATCCGAGAAAATAAGTCGGAGTGTTTGTGAGAAATCACGCCGCGAACTCCGACGCATGCAGACAGAGAATTTCAGGAAGAGTGATCATTCTTGTCAGAAATTGGCCAAAAGTTCATGTCCTGAGGATGAAATGAGCAACGAGGAGTTCCAGCGCAAGGTGGAGGCTTTCATTGCCAGGCAACAAAAGATTCAAAGGGAAGAAGAGTACTCTGTATTCTAG